The Bombus pascuorum chromosome 9, iyBomPasc1.1, whole genome shotgun sequence genome has a window encoding:
- the LOC132911009 gene encoding bromodomain adjacent to zinc finger domain protein 2B-like isoform X4, producing MEKENSASGGGGGGGGGGGGEAAATATPGATSASEKLQADQANPLLDPTALFGAYWPRGDSAASSLFGGMPGGYGLGAHHLPSAYAILGRGGSAPGFGGHTPASAPPPPPYSHSSLGTLSVAASQAASLGINPASAAWWTMASHLAAQDYLARLQGAAGLPGFPPGAESLLPPYPASLLNPPSLSSHKSSKSKSSKSHKTPASSSSSTTPSMTGSSLPVSTQAPVTSSHHSTSTSSTPNSQTNVVSSAKEGSDPSSILGGVRLPPDTEIIKYTSSIVGPKVPGTTNRGRKKTISLDTPSVSVHPPPVPALSAHQTNTTTSSLMMEPRKYNRTGTESNDYRESVDRVEVIKLPAHSTNGSALPAPSSYTTTTNASNSNDSDAPLNLSLKPSTTSSSSPISGSQPLSQLSNLSQSLLASDRTSRRKPGPKPRRVPQNSVPVPASPSPSLAQLFAAADSPQRPSSGSEESESASTTHHKDGRPRNLGRGVSKPKKNTVASLLAQSRALGIKPTPTLDPSVPLSHQVSLLRSNILAAQLHATATGQTDDKNQRSLQEKMKNKVLEVSGEESNMDVTSESGSNTDVVTDTDDDNADGVSSAKRRKVKPSERDLQVPLERGWKRETVIKGLGKSGVIKGDVSYYSPCGKTFRSSPDLAKFLEQQNPPDLTTANFSFSSRPLVGEFLQPTMGLAEAEFVRLGAQEVARRLEELRAAGGFRDVRTNNQYEREKLAYAKKLAKEEAQRHKEQARLIKEQEKTERQEAVRREREIRNQQLLEGRKRLAFTIKQKMKIIQEIERGKSKSDVARELGLASSTVATIWKNRESIAESWRNRDMMQHSDVEDSVAKKSGLSSSSSNLASVTSLVTNNTVLNTVNTTNSSTTGTTLPTAIVVAPPQVQVVPPPPPPPLPLPTTSATVVPSTSQPTQLSTPPISSTMSTGTTTTTNASMDNTQQAQTQTQSQELLEARKKRQEEVEKIRLEEQQRKQQERELKRQQAVMLKEQMYMQELTKQREMLYTVELERERRRQHMALVRALENRRKMEEREKKRLEARAERIATKEKRAEQRKVEMELIEQIRKPVEDMELTDHRPLPELKRLPGLKLSGQAFADIVMVFEFLHNFGETLGFDMESLPSLKSLQLALLNDEEAEEELLSVMTHLLVCAIEDPGIPQPARHTTGLGQSLRQADITHANISEVLRIYLYANATGEVKALTGVCLERERDKKFADHHQNGGDYASTCSGKNAQFYEHLHNNETWKMSERLRDKPFLALNPTHKAQMLAFLCNELLQNKAVIRQIEGSLETVAQLRKERFVLDTKIRKLRQLHSRKVRMEAVGVIVNKTGDTITIEKKEVDEEGNTTSTAVGTTPTPDEIHHEDEVEDMSENESEGTQPEEEEDKNLSGEELGKKLDKLLKQSEEQLQKLNSSSKQLRAHIFGQDRYWRRYWELACAGGIFVEAMESAEPEILELQAELDEKYKNVSMEEKSETKQEDTKVENRENEAPNDVKKEKKFNSSEQEADVKPLADKTKSEMDDVNCKKEPMQNCENLANMKEEKKNDLDNSMTDAKTNVTSEEIKQETEIVSMDADIKEETKKENDEADEDMKPALKIMEDKIVETIPNGDKFNHVNNLHNGKELNGTFISNNSNESNWFSILPRETCDTPGPSTKQIFGIAEPTELRIPVFPPPASPNYDRCDSPAPLILTQDEAAQLEYLKVHGLPPPGEAKPVPKDLRYGWWRITDVDTFQELLEHLHSRGVREKELKRTTWATMESFLAVTGKINVDPGNLTATELQATPDEPDTPIPKPDNPADWSEQVALRVDAQLLEQVEALEDKVANASMQIKGWKLPPRAGTEEAEEIEKLNEMEKISAVEQARQRLLSLEAAIERRYLKPPLGVCTGDPNLAALKAEQAAAANANSNNSDQSNQTPIPQEETTPRGLNNWREATARAHTSAQLAMALYMLEASIAWDKSIMKAVSLTPARNSVCVKLRNRCVSLKATTQYNQLLTTSQASNCQFCHSGDNEDKLLLCDGCDRGYHTYCFRPKMENIPDGDWYCHECMNKATGERNCLVCGKRVGKNLVLCELCPRAYHTDCHNPVMPKMPRGKWYCSNCHSKQPKKRNSSRRSHTKGAGTRESESSDHPPASPTPSTASNTHVEDVSSSEPATPTASPRKEGNNRTLTKKQQRELAPCKVLLEQLEQQDEAWPFLLPVNTKQFPTYKKIIKTPMDLSTIKKKLQDSVYKSRDEFCADVRQMFINCEVFNEDDSPVGKAGHGMRSFFEMRWTEITGAPPPHPQTHS from the exons CATATTGGCCTCGAGGCGACAGTGCAGCTTCGTCGCTATTCGGCGGAATGCCGGGCGGGTATGGATTGGGGGCCCATCATTTACCATCGGCTTATGCCATCTTGGGCCGTGGTGGCTCTGCTCCCGGATTCGGGGGCCACACACCAGCTTCCgctccaccaccaccaccataCTCCCATAGCAGCCTTGGTACTCTGAGTGTAGCTGCCAGTCAGGCTGCGAGTTTAG gTATCAATCCTGCTAGTGCAGCGTGGTGGACAATGGCCTCACATTTAGCTGCACAGGACTACCTCGCGAGGTTACAAGGAGCGGCAGGGCTACCCGGATTTCCGCCTGGTGCCGAGAGCCTTCTGCCACCCTATCCTGCCTCTCTACTTAATCCCCCGTCCCTATCGTCCCACAAGTCTAGTAAGT CTAAGTCAAGCAAGAGTCACAAGACGCCAGCGAGCAGTAGCAGTTCGACGACGCCGAGTATGACGGGCAGCAGTTTACCGGTTTCGACTCAAGCACCAGTCACGTCGTCTCATCACAGCACGTCGACCAGCAGCACGCCGAATTCGCAAACGAACGTTGTCAG TTCTGCGAAAGAGGGCAG cgATCCTAGCAGTATATTAGGAGGTGTACGCCTACCACCTGATACGGAGATTATCAAGTACACGTCGAGCATAGTCGGTCCAAAGGTTCCTGGCACAACGAACCGCGGCAGGAAGAAGACTATATCCTTAGACACACCTAGCGTGAGTGTGCATCCACCGCCGGTACCTGCTCTCAGTGCTCATCAGACAAACACCACGACATCTTCGTTAATGATGGAACCGAGAAAATATAATCGCACGGgg ACCGAGTCGAACGATTATAGGGAGTCGGTGGATCGCGTGGAGGTGATCAAACTGCCGGCACACTCGACAAACGGCTCTGCCTTACCAGCGCCATCGTCGTATACAACAACCACTAACGCGAGCAATTCGAATGATTCGGACGCGCCGCTGAACCTCTCACTGAAACCCTCGACGACGAGCAGTAGCTCGCCGATTTCAGGCAGTCAGCCGCTCAGTCAGCTCAGTAATTTAAGTCAGTCGTTACTCGCCTCCGATAGAACTT CGAGAAGAAAGCCAGGACCGAAGCCTCGAAGGGTACCACAGAATTCCGTACCGGTGCCAGCATCGCCGAGTCCATCCTTGGCGCAGCTGTTCGCTGCAGCGGATTCACCTCAACGACCGAGCAGTGGAAGCGAGGAGAGCGAGAGCGCCAGCACGACCCACCACAAAGATGGTCGGCCGAGAAACTTGGGCCGTGGAGTATCTAAACCGAAGAAGAATACGGTGGCCTCGTTGCTAGCTCAGAGTAGAGCTTTGGGAATCAAACCGACGCCCACTTTGGATCCTAGTGTGCCATTGTCTCATCAGGTCTCGTTACTTAGGTCGAATATTCTGGCTGCTCAATTGCATGCCACTGCCACTGGCCAGACCGATGATAAGAATCAG CGGTCTTTACAGGAGAAGATGAAGAACAAGGTGCTCGAGGTATCCGGTGAGGAGAGTAACATGGACGTGACGAGCGAGAGCGGCAGCAACACCGACGTTGTGACGGACACCGACGACGACAACGCGGATGGCGTGTCTAGcgcgaagagaagaaaagtgAAGCCTAGCGAGAGGGATCTCCAGGTGCCGCTTGAGCGTGGCTGGAAGCGAGAGACCGTCATCAAGGGATTAGGAAAGTCAGGGGTGATAAAGGGTGACGTGTCTTATTATAGTCCTTGTGGAAAGACGTTCAGGAGTAGTCCGGATTTGGCGAAG TTTTTGGAGCAACAGAATCCACCCGACTTAACGACGGCAAACTTTTCCTTCTCGTCTCGTCCGCTTGTGGGTGAATTCCTGCAGCCAACGATGGGTCTCGCGGAGGCGGAATTCGTTAGGTTGGGCGCTCAGGAAGTTGCGAGAAGATTGGAGGAGTTGAGAGCCGCAGGTGGTTTCAGGGACGTGCGAACAAACAATCAGTACGAGAGGGAGAAACTGGCATATGCAAAAAAGCTAGCGAAAGAGGAGGCGCAACGACACAAGGAGCAAGCTAG GCTCATCAAGGAGCAAGAGAAAACGGAAAGGCAGGAGGCAGTGAGGCGAGAGCGGGAGATTCGAAATCAACAGCTGCTCGAG GGTCGAAAGCGGCTAGCGTTCACGATCAAGCAGAAAATGAAGATCATCCAAGAGATCGAACGCGGTAAGAGCAAGAGCGACGTGGCGCGCGAGCTGGGTCTGGCTAGCAGCACGGTGGCCACCATTTGGAAGAATCGGGAAAGCATCGCGGAGAGCTGGAGGAACCGCGACATGATGCAGCACTCTGATGTCGAGGACTCGGTCGCAAAAAAGTCCGGCCTGTCCTCATCATCGTCGAATTTGGCGTCCGTCACGTCGTTGGTGACGAACAATACGGTGTTAAACACCGTCAACACCACCAACAGTAGCACCACCGGCACCACGTTGCCCACCGCCATCGTGGTGGCACCGCCACAGGTGCAGGTGGTGccgccgccaccaccaccGCCTCTCCCATTGCCGACCACCTCCGCCACGGTCGTCCCGTCGACGTCGCAACCGACGCAGCTCTCCACACCGCCAATCTCCAGCACCATGTCCACAggcaccaccaccaccaccaacGCCAGCATGGACAATACTCAGCAGGCCCAGACCCAGACGCAAAGTCAGGAGCTTCTGGAG GCTCGGAAAAAACGGCAGGAAGAGGTGGAGAAGATACGACTGGAAGAGCAACAACGGAAGCAACAG GAACGAGAACTGAAGCGGCAGCAGGCGGTTATGCTGAAAGAACAG ATGTACATGCAGGAGCTCACCAAGCAGCGCGAGATGCTCTACACCGTCGAGCTG GAGAGAGAACGAAGGAGACAACACATGGCGTTGGTTCGAGCGTTGGAAAATCGACGAAAAAtggaggaaagagagaagaaacggTTAGAGGCGAGAGCCGAGAGAATAGCGACTAAGGAGAAGCGAGCTGAACAGAGGAAGGTTGAGATGGAACTGATCGAACAGATCAGAAAGCCTGTCGAGGACATGGAGCTAACAG ATCACAGACCACTGCCAGAATTGAAACGACTACCTGGTCTCAAGCTGTCCGGTCAGGCGTTCGCAGACATCGTGATGGTGTTCGAATTTCTGCATAATTTCGGCGAGACTTTAGGCTTCG ATATGGAATCGCTCCCAAGCCTAAAAAGCCTTCAACTTGCGCTGCTAAATGACGAGGAAGCTGAGGAGGAACTCCTTTCCGTGATGACACATCTGTTAGTATGCGCGATCGAGGATCCAGGAATCCCTCAACCAGCAAGACACACAACCGGCCTTGGTCAAAGTTTACGTCAAGCTGATATAACGCACGCTAACATCAGCGAAGTCTTACGAATCTACTTATACGCGAACGCGACAGGAGAAGTGAAGGCTTTGACAGGAGTATGTCTGGAACGGGAACGCGATAAGAAATTCGCAGATCATCATCAGAATGGCGGTGACTATGCCTCGACCTGTTCAGGCAAGAACGCCCAATTCTACGAACACTTGCACAACAACGAAACATGGAAGATGTCCGAGAGGCTGAGGGACAAACCGTTCCTGGCCTTGAATCCCACGCATAAGGCGCAGATGCTCGCGTTTCTCTGCAACGAGCTATTGCAGAACAAGGCTGTGATCAGACAGATCGAGGGTAGCTTGGAGACGGTGGCTCAATTGAGGAAAGAGAGATTTGTGTTGGATACAAAAATTAGGAA ATTGAGGCAGTTGCATAGTCGAAAGGTTCGAATGGAAGCAGTTGGCGTAATCGTTAACAAAACTGGAGATACTATTACGATCGAGAAGAAAGAGGTTGACGAGGAAGGTAACACGACGTCGACAGCAGTGGGGACGACACCCACTCCCGATGAAATTCATCACGAAGACGAGGTTGAGGACATGTCCGAGAATGAGAGCGAAGGAACTCAGCCCGAGGAG GAGGAGGACAAAAATCTGTCCGGCGAAGAGCTGGGTAAGAAATTGGATAAACTGTTGAAACAGTCAGAAGAACAGTTGCAGAAATTGAACAGCTCCTCGAAACAGCTACGAGCACATATATTTGGGCAAGACAGATACTGGAGAAGATACTGGGAGCTGGCATGCGCTGGTGGCATCTTCGTCGAAGCTATGGAAAGCGCCGAACCAGAAATTCTAGAGTTGCAGGCTGAACTAGACGAAAAGTACAAAAACGTGTCGATGGAGGAAAAGTCAGAAACGAAGCAGGAGGACACCAAAGTCGAGAATCGCGAGAACGAAGCTCCTAACGACgtaaagaaggagaagaaattcAATTCGAGCGAGCAAGAGGCCGACGTCAAGCCTTTGGCGGACAAAACGAAATCTGAAATGGACGATGTTAATTGCAAGAAAGAACCTATGCAAAACTGCGAGAATTTGGCGAACatgaaggaagagaaaaagaacgattTGGATAATTCGATGACCGATGCGAAGACCAACGTCACGTCTGAAGAGATTAAACAAGAAACAGAGATAGTTAGTATGGATGCCGATATCAAAGAAGAGACGAAGAAGGAGAACGACGAAGCAGATGAAGACATGAAACCAGCGTTGAAGATAATGGAAGATAAAATCGTCGAAACAATTCCAAACGGTGATAAGTTCAACCATGTTAACAATCTTCATAATGGAAAAGAGTTAAACGGCACCTTTATATCTA ATAATAGCAACGAATCCAATTGGTTCTCGATTTTACCTCGCGAGACTTGCGATACTCCAGGACCAAGTACCAAGCAAATATTTGGAATAGCCGAACCAACCGAACTGAGAATACCAGTGTTCCCTCCGCCGGCTAGTCCAAATTACGACAGGTGTGACAGTCCAGCTCCTTTGATTTTGACTCAAGACGAAGCAGCGCAACTTGAGTATTTGAAAGTGCATGGTTTGCCACCCCCTGGAGAAGCCAAACCAGTACCAAAAG ATTTGAGATATGGTTGGTGGAGAATAACGGACGTAGACACGTTTCAAGAACTATTGGAGCACCTTCATTCTCGCGGTGTTCGCGAGAAGGAactaaaacgtacaacgtGGGCGACCATGGAATCTTTCCTAGCTGTTACGGGCAAGATCAACGTAGACCCTGGTAACCTGACTGCTACCGAACTTCAAGCGACACCAGATGAACCTGACACACCGATTCCAAAACCAGACAACCCGGCTGACTGGAGTGAACAAGTCGCATTACGGGTAGATGCGCAGCTTTTGGAACAAGTCGAGGCTCTAGAAGATAAAGTCGCAAATGCCAGCATGCAGATCAAAGGCTGGAAGTTACCTCCACGAGCAGGAACCGAAGAAGcggaagaaattgaaaaactgAACGAAATGGAGAAAATTAGCGCGGTTGAACAAGCTCGACAAAGGTTACTATCCCTGGAAGCAGCTATTGAAAGGAGATACTTAAAACCACCGTTAGGCGTTTG tacTGGAGATCCAAATCTAGCGGCCTTAAAGGCAGAACAAGCGGCCGCTGCGAACGCAAATTCGAATAATTCGGATCAGAGCAATCAGACCCCGATACCTCAAGAAGAAACAACTCCAAGAGGGCTGAACAACTGGCGAGAAGCAACGGCTCGAGCACACACGTCCGCTCAGCTCGCCATGGCGCTTTATATGTTGGAGGCCAGCATCGCTTGGGACAAGAGCATCATGAAGGCTGTGAGTCTAACACCAGCTAGAAACTCGGTCTGCGTCAAGCTACGAAACCGCTGCGTCTCACTCAAAGCTACCACTCAATACAATCAGCTATTGACTACTTCTCAGGCCTCT AATTGTCAGTTCTGTCATAGCGGAGATAACGAAGACAAACTATTACTGTGTGATGGTTGTGACCGCGGCTATCATACTTATTGTTTCCGTCCAAAAATGGAAAACATTCCTGATGGTGACTG GTATTGTCACGAATGCATGAACAAAGCTACAGGGGAACGAAACTGTTTGGTATGTGGAAAGAGGGTTGGTAAAAATTTAGTGCTATGTGAACTCTGTCCACGGGCTTATCACACTGACTGCCACAATCCTGTTATGCCAAaa ATGCCAAGGGGTAAATGGTATTGTTCTAATTGCCACAGTAAACAACCAAAGAAGAGAAATAGTAGTCGAAGGAGTCATACCAAAGGGGCAGGCACCAGAGAAAGCGAAAGTTCTGATCATCCACCAGCTAG TCCAACGCCGTCAACGGCATCGAACACACACGTAGAGGACGTCAGTTCATCGGAACCGGCAACCCCAACTGCTTCGCCACGGAAGGAGGGAAACAATAGGACGCTCACGAAGAAACAGCAACGAGAGTTGGCTCCTTGTAAGGTGCTACTCGAACAGTTGGAGCAACAGGACGAGGCCTGGCCGTTCCTCTTGCCGGTGAACACCAAACAGTTTCCTACCtacaagaaaattattaaaacaccCATGGATCTCAGTACGATCAAGAAGAAATTGCAGGACTCCGT GTACAAGTCTCGCGATGAGTTTTGCGCCGATGTCAGACAGATGTTCATCAACTGCGAGGTATTCAACGAGGATGACAGTCCCGTGGGGAAGGCTGGACACGGGATGCGCAGTTTCTTCGAAATGCGTTGGACCGAGATTACTGGCGCACCACCTCCACACCCACAAACGCATAGCTGA